From Neorickettsia helminthoeca str. Oregon, one genomic window encodes:
- the pyrE gene encoding orotate phosphoribosyltransferase, with protein MKEKIEETELLEDLYNCKAILKGHFLLSSGLHSDMYIQCALLMKNPKLATKFASALIEKIPEKVKNKLDLIVSPALGGLIIGYEVARLLNKEFMFFERVAGEFQLRRGFVIEKNQRVLLVEDVVTTAGSSVDVLRKILELGGLVISAASIIDRSSGCAKKKFEEFGCHFVSTIELECNIFNASSVPQELKDIPCVKPGSNTLHIEE; from the coding sequence ATGAAAGAAAAAATAGAAGAGACGGAATTACTGGAAGACCTATATAACTGCAAGGCAATACTCAAAGGACACTTCTTGCTTTCATCTGGATTGCATAGTGATATGTATATTCAGTGCGCACTGCTTATGAAGAATCCTAAACTCGCAACAAAGTTCGCGTCTGCTCTAATCGAAAAGATCCCTGAAAAGGTGAAAAATAAGCTGGATCTTATTGTATCACCAGCGCTTGGAGGCCTAATTATAGGTTACGAAGTAGCACGGTTATTGAACAAAGAGTTCATGTTCTTTGAGAGAGTTGCTGGTGAATTTCAGTTGAGACGGGGTTTTGTCATAGAGAAAAATCAGAGGGTCTTGTTGGTCGAAGATGTAGTTACAACAGCTGGATCATCTGTGGATGTGTTAAGAAAGATTCTAGAACTCGGCGGATTAGTCATTTCAGCAGCATCGATCATCGACAGATCCAGTGGCTGCGCTAAGAAAAAATTCGAAGAATTTGGATGTCATTTTGTAAGTACCATTGAGCTTGAGTGCAACATTTTTAATGCCAGTAGCGTTCCACAAGAACTAAAAGATATTCCGTGTGTGAAGCCAGGCTCAAATACTTTACACATAGAGGAATAG
- the ffh gene encoding signal recognition particle protein: MFGSLSRKISGALDGIKSKGIVTEKDFDNFVRKLRLSLLEADVPVSVTKEFISNVKEEVVGKSLRRGVSQSVTISNVIKDELIKILGGTVSKFELPKDGKSILMLVGLQGVGKTTTAAKLALFMRKKFKKKNILLSSIDVYRPAARKQLEILARQIDVASVPIVEDDDVRMILDRTMNMFDDSYDVLILDTAGRSQIDLELMNELKLVKQDLQPCEILQVVDSMMGQDSLNVAKTFKDEIGTTGVIVSRVDSDTRGGAMLSIKHCTGLPIKFCGAGEKVNDLEEFHPDRIAGRILGMGDVESLMEYASSEMGEEKVDSLKKKIESGKFDYDDLVMQFKTIDKLGGIAKLLKFIPGINKIPMEQLTNDTVLKRNLAIIKSMTKRERKCVDVINQSRKLRIAAGAGVKTVDVNKLMRNFEQARALAVKFGKSSTKKKILETEDLGTLFKK; the protein is encoded by the coding sequence ATGTTTGGTTCGCTTTCCAGAAAAATCAGTGGCGCTCTTGATGGAATCAAGAGTAAAGGGATCGTTACTGAAAAAGATTTTGATAATTTTGTCAGGAAACTGCGTTTAAGCCTCTTAGAAGCTGATGTTCCGGTTTCGGTGACAAAGGAGTTTATCTCTAATGTCAAAGAGGAAGTTGTGGGTAAATCTTTGAGGAGAGGTGTCTCGCAGTCAGTGACTATAAGTAATGTCATTAAGGATGAGTTGATAAAGATCTTGGGTGGTACAGTTTCCAAGTTTGAACTCCCAAAAGACGGGAAAAGTATCCTGATGCTTGTCGGTCTGCAGGGGGTCGGAAAAACAACGACTGCAGCAAAGCTTGCTCTCTTCATGAGAAAGAAGTTCAAGAAAAAAAATATTCTTTTATCTTCTATAGATGTCTATAGACCAGCAGCGCGTAAACAGCTCGAGATCCTGGCGAGACAGATAGATGTTGCGAGTGTCCCGATTGTCGAAGATGACGACGTGAGAATGATCTTGGATCGCACCATGAATATGTTCGATGATAGTTATGACGTTCTTATCTTGGACACAGCTGGGCGTTCACAGATTGATCTTGAGCTCATGAATGAGCTCAAGCTTGTGAAGCAGGACCTACAACCATGCGAGATCCTGCAGGTGGTCGATTCTATGATGGGTCAGGATTCCCTGAACGTTGCAAAGACGTTCAAAGATGAAATCGGGACCACCGGTGTAATAGTGAGTAGGGTGGATAGCGATACTCGTGGTGGGGCTATGCTTTCAATTAAACATTGTACAGGACTTCCGATCAAATTCTGTGGTGCTGGAGAAAAAGTAAATGATCTTGAAGAATTTCATCCAGATCGAATTGCGGGAAGAATACTCGGAATGGGCGATGTTGAATCCTTAATGGAGTACGCATCATCCGAGATGGGAGAGGAAAAGGTGGACTCTCTGAAGAAGAAAATTGAATCTGGCAAGTTTGATTACGATGATCTAGTGATGCAATTCAAGACTATTGATAAGCTCGGTGGGATAGCCAAATTATTAAAGTTCATTCCGGGCATCAATAAGATTCCAATGGAACAACTCACAAACGATACCGTGCTCAAAAGGAACCTAGCTATAATCAAAAGCATGACAAAGCGGGAGAGAAAATGCGTAGATGTAATTAATCAGTCGAGAAAGTTGCGCATAGCCGCCGGCGCTGGAGTAAAGACGGTCGATGTGAATAAACTGATGAGAAACTTCGAGCAGGCAAGAGCGCTCGCTGTGAAATTTGGAAAATCTAGCACGAAAAAGAAGATATTGGAAACAGAGGATTTAGGGACGCTTTTTAAAAAATAG
- a CDS encoding RDD family protein, giving the protein MDNIFTYLCGFIKKIFDFPHKVFSFPHKYKSDDRGVLYASQFKRSISILTDLLFCILFLKCSGYVLSSFVDISFPMEVIERYRFALPVSPLDNELMANFYKKMLFIQVIQLLLLVSLVITSWHRFGCTPGKWILRLRVLDDVTLGRPSLSACVKRAVMFPISVGCLFLGIFWIIFDKKGRAWHDVVAGTVVVLNTSPIFKKN; this is encoded by the coding sequence ATGGATAATATATTTACCTATCTCTGTGGTTTTATAAAGAAGATATTTGATTTTCCTCATAAAGTATTTTCTTTCCCACATAAGTATAAGAGTGATGATAGAGGTGTGTTATATGCGAGTCAGTTTAAGCGTTCCATTAGCATTCTTACGGATCTGCTTTTTTGTATCCTTTTTCTAAAGTGTAGTGGATATGTACTATCTAGTTTTGTTGATATAAGTTTCCCGATGGAGGTGATTGAACGTTATAGGTTTGCGCTTCCCGTGAGTCCACTGGATAATGAGTTAATGGCGAATTTCTATAAGAAGATGCTTTTCATACAGGTTATTCAGTTACTCCTACTTGTCTCGTTGGTGATAACAAGTTGGCACAGGTTCGGATGTACCCCCGGCAAATGGATATTAAGACTGAGGGTACTAGACGATGTAACATTAGGTAGGCCTTCGCTAAGTGCTTGTGTAAAGAGGGCAGTTATGTTTCCTATATCGGTTGGCTGTTTGTTCCTTGGTATATTCTGGATCATTTTCGATAAGAAGGGTAGGGCCTGGCATGATGTTGTAGCTGGTACAGTAGTCGTTTTGAACACCAGTCCTATCTTCAAAAAGAATTAG
- a CDS encoding methyltransferase: protein MFSSFLNSLSQIVKDIYNLFLSFFSLFKGKEEVYDTIKEGLKTSSNFREFYKNNLSLGLYHFHKGNITDAKFRFRILNAIYKDKPLPAYNLARCLLLSGDKDKAKVTFEDILSKNSKDYEEVKFFLNFISGQPISRIPIFIVKEKFEYLAQDYVEKFLIGKQYVGHKLIFEGLRAILGEALMSSSILDLGCGTGVCAHFLKLSGVVGNTCGVDISENMLEIAKRCLADGKAVFDSISQENIGSFLSSNKDKYDLIIAADSFTYLGDLQDVIPQCVDALNDDGVLVVLVRSHKQEGIDYIFDLHKTAFSYSFEYMNNLAKGLDIKSHVVRKCTFKSACEGIIAFYIKNSSVES from the coding sequence GTGTTTAGTTCGTTTCTTAATTCACTCTCACAGATCGTAAAGGATATTTATAATTTGTTCTTGTCTTTTTTTTCCCTGTTCAAGGGCAAAGAGGAAGTCTATGACACTATTAAAGAGGGCCTCAAAACCTCTTCTAATTTCAGGGAATTCTATAAAAATAACTTGTCTTTGGGGTTGTATCATTTTCATAAGGGAAACATAACTGATGCTAAGTTTCGTTTTAGGATTCTTAATGCCATCTACAAGGACAAACCACTGCCTGCATATAATTTAGCTCGATGTCTTTTGCTATCCGGTGATAAGGATAAGGCTAAAGTGACCTTCGAGGATATTTTATCTAAGAACTCCAAAGACTACGAGGAGGTGAAATTTTTTCTGAATTTTATTTCCGGGCAACCAATCTCCAGAATACCCATTTTCATTGTAAAGGAAAAGTTTGAGTACTTAGCTCAGGACTATGTGGAGAAATTCCTCATAGGTAAGCAGTATGTTGGTCATAAGTTGATATTCGAAGGTCTTAGAGCAATTCTAGGTGAAGCCCTCATGAGTTCATCGATTTTGGATCTCGGTTGCGGAACAGGTGTGTGCGCACATTTCCTCAAGTTGAGTGGGGTAGTAGGTAATACGTGTGGTGTCGATATCTCCGAAAATATGCTTGAGATCGCTAAACGCTGCCTAGCAGATGGAAAGGCGGTATTTGATTCTATCTCACAGGAGAATATAGGATCTTTTCTTTCTTCGAACAAGGATAAATATGATCTAATCATTGCTGCAGATTCGTTTACTTATCTTGGAGATCTACAGGATGTCATTCCACAGTGTGTTGATGCGTTAAACGATGATGGTGTATTGGTAGTCCTAGTGCGTTCACACAAGCAGGAGGGGATTGATTATATATTCGATCTCCATAAGACTGCTTTTTCCTACTCATTTGAATACATGAACAACTTAGCTAAGGGACTTGATATCAAAAGTCATGTAGTCAGAAAGTGTACGTTCAAGAGCGCATGTGAGGGGATAATCGCCTTTTATATCAAAAATAGCTCTGTGGAGTCTTAG
- a CDS encoding NAD(P)H-dependent flavin oxidoreductase, with the protein MSHIAELWNRGRKFLGTKYSIMGGAMSWISEHRLVSAISNEGAFGVIACSAMEPEQLETEIHLTQGLVGGNPFGVNLILMHPQIRDLISVCKQSGVTHIVLAGGIPPKEILNLILDADIKVMVFAPSLSVAKKMCRLGVSALIIEGREAGGHISRVSTSVLAQEILPECQDVPIFVAGGIGSSSIVKSYVDMGASGCQVGTLFACAKESIAHPKFKEKCIGASSHDTVVSVQLDPRLTVIPVRSLKNSATMEFMEFQKEVLHKFDSGLISKDEAQLGIEKFWAGSLRRAVIDGDVDKGSVMVGEVVGLVKYERTVKEILGDLVVSINQYL; encoded by the coding sequence ATGTCCCATATTGCAGAGCTGTGGAATCGCGGAAGAAAGTTCCTTGGAACTAAGTATTCCATAATGGGTGGCGCAATGAGTTGGATTTCTGAGCATAGACTGGTCTCTGCGATTTCAAATGAAGGCGCCTTCGGCGTGATTGCCTGTTCTGCGATGGAGCCGGAACAGCTGGAGACAGAGATACACCTAACGCAAGGCCTTGTGGGCGGGAATCCATTTGGTGTGAATTTGATTCTTATGCACCCGCAGATAAGGGACCTAATAAGTGTTTGTAAGCAATCTGGAGTGACACATATCGTCCTTGCAGGTGGTATTCCGCCTAAGGAGATTCTGAATCTGATCTTGGATGCAGATATCAAGGTAATGGTGTTTGCTCCATCTCTCTCGGTTGCGAAAAAGATGTGTAGACTCGGCGTTAGCGCACTAATAATAGAGGGGAGAGAGGCGGGCGGACATATTTCTAGGGTAAGTACTTCTGTTCTAGCACAGGAGATTCTACCGGAGTGTCAAGATGTCCCGATTTTCGTTGCTGGTGGAATAGGTAGTAGTAGTATAGTCAAAAGCTACGTGGATATGGGTGCATCCGGGTGCCAAGTTGGAACGTTGTTTGCATGCGCCAAGGAGTCAATAGCGCATCCTAAATTCAAGGAAAAGTGTATCGGTGCTTCATCTCATGATACAGTTGTTTCTGTGCAACTGGATCCGAGGCTTACGGTTATCCCTGTCCGATCTTTGAAAAACAGTGCCACAATGGAGTTCATGGAGTTTCAAAAGGAAGTGCTTCATAAATTTGATTCCGGCCTGATCTCAAAAGACGAGGCGCAGCTTGGAATAGAAAAATTTTGGGCCGGTAGTCTGCGTCGCGCCGTCATCGATGGTGATGTAGACAAGGGATCAGTCATGGTCGGGGAGGTGGTTGGACTTGTTAAATATGAGCGTACAGTTAAGGAAATTCTAGGAGACTTAGTGGTGTCGATTAATCAATACTTATAG
- the ftsY gene encoding signal recognition particle-docking protein FtsY, translated as MFRNIVSSLKNSIEKSKEYLSSGIDRIFVKEKINDSTIEELEELLLSADIGSTVTDKIIMEVRKIKVSDGESLRQVKSVTSKQIIRILEPVEKSFAVTGVTPQVIVFCGINGNGKTTTIGKLSYKLQQEGKKVMIAACDLFRAAAVEQLRVWAERSSALFFSDETSKSASSTAYRALEKAIDERVDILIIDTSGRLHTHNELMEELKKICRVLSKLIPNAPHEVILALDASTGQNALSQVKIFKETVNLTGLVVTKLDGTSKGGVIVALAEKHPELGIYFIGTGEKITDLQEFSAADFATSLLEVDVQS; from the coding sequence GTGTTTAGAAATATTGTTTCCTCTCTAAAGAACTCGATCGAAAAAAGTAAAGAGTATTTGTCCAGCGGTATTGATCGTATTTTCGTGAAAGAGAAGATCAATGACTCAACTATAGAAGAGCTGGAGGAGCTATTATTATCCGCTGACATCGGATCAACGGTCACTGATAAAATCATCATGGAGGTACGAAAGATCAAAGTAAGCGATGGTGAGTCGCTTAGGCAGGTAAAAAGCGTGACATCCAAACAAATAATCAGAATATTAGAACCCGTGGAAAAGAGCTTTGCTGTCACTGGAGTCACACCACAAGTAATCGTGTTTTGCGGTATCAATGGTAATGGTAAAACTACTACAATAGGGAAGCTATCGTATAAGCTACAACAAGAAGGAAAAAAAGTAATGATTGCAGCATGCGACCTTTTCAGGGCTGCTGCCGTAGAACAATTACGTGTATGGGCTGAACGCTCGTCTGCTCTATTTTTTTCTGATGAGACAAGTAAAAGCGCCTCAAGCACGGCGTATAGAGCGCTGGAAAAAGCAATAGATGAGAGAGTCGATATACTCATAATAGACACATCTGGGAGACTCCACACACATAATGAGTTAATGGAGGAACTCAAAAAGATATGTAGAGTACTTTCAAAGCTCATCCCGAATGCTCCACATGAAGTGATCTTAGCTCTTGACGCTAGCACTGGGCAAAACGCACTGAGTCAGGTAAAAATTTTCAAGGAAACAGTGAATCTCACTGGCCTTGTCGTAACAAAGCTTGATGGAACCTCAAAGGGAGGAGTGATAGTCGCATTAGCAGAGAAACATCCCGAACTTGGTATCTACTTCATAGGTACCGGGGAGAAAATTACTGACTTACAGGAATTCTCAGCAGCTGACTTCGCAACTAGCCTCCTCGAGGTTGATGTACAGTCATAG
- a CDS encoding RlmE family RNA methyltransferase: MKNRLRSPKSRKLSSNRWLYRHINDPFVRKARSDNYRSRASYKLLEINEKFTVIQKGSSVLELGSAPGGWTQVISQILDGTGRIVAADLTEMDPISGVEFLKLDIEAQASVLDEYLNSSKFDLVLSDLAPNASGSSATDSIASIRLSRVVLDYARKYLKGDGSVVMKILKGSEDEYELIRLLKKKFKKVEYFKPNSSRKASREIYLVMRGRVDQGK, translated from the coding sequence GTGAAAAATAGGCTCAGATCTCCAAAAAGTAGGAAGTTATCTTCCAATCGATGGCTGTATAGACACATTAATGACCCGTTTGTAAGGAAAGCAAGAAGTGATAACTATAGGTCCCGGGCATCATATAAGCTTCTTGAAATAAATGAAAAGTTTACAGTTATACAAAAGGGCTCGAGTGTACTTGAGCTAGGAAGTGCACCTGGTGGGTGGACGCAAGTTATTTCTCAGATTCTTGATGGTACTGGTAGAATTGTGGCAGCTGATCTCACGGAAATGGATCCGATATCAGGCGTTGAATTCCTAAAGCTTGATATTGAGGCTCAAGCATCAGTGCTGGATGAGTATTTGAATAGTAGTAAATTCGATTTAGTTCTCTCTGACCTAGCTCCGAATGCTTCGGGAAGCAGTGCTACTGATAGTATTGCTTCTATCAGGCTTTCAAGAGTAGTTCTGGATTATGCTAGGAAGTATCTGAAAGGAGATGGATCAGTAGTGATGAAAATTCTAAAAGGCAGTGAGGATGAATATGAGTTAATACGCTTACTTAAGAAAAAATTCAAAAAAGTAGAATACTTTAAGCCAAACTCCAGTAGAAAGGCCTCCAGAGAGATATATCTAGTAATGCGAGGTAGGGTAGATCAAGGAAAGTAA